From one Deinococcus sp. NW-56 genomic stretch:
- the brxC gene encoding BREX system P-loop protein BrxC, translating to MLNADVFARDPLKFNIPNSGVTRLDTPASDAEWATLHWELQSFVCEGQYARGLSRLLTAYLARVDESDQPSWWVSGFYGSGKSHFVRVLEHLWADTRLPDGSTARSLVHLPQEVADALRELDTAGRREGGLWSASGTLGAGADGAVRLAFATILFRAAGLPPAFQQARLVMWLREKGVLGGVREAVEAAGESWRFALDNLYMSVPLSAAIHAHLPGFASDAEVRALLREQFPRPTDLSDEELLRVTEDVLALVSRKPGKLPCTLVVLDEVQQFIGDSVSRAMEVQQLTETVSKRFGGKLLLVGTGQSAMGATPQLERIKARFPQPIELSSADVDHVVRQVILRKDSRYLPEVERVLERSSGELNRHLLGSRLAPREEDRAVLAADYPVLPTRRRLWDEFLRASDRAGSSGQLRSQLRIAHEASREVAPLPLGHVVGADFVYPALAPSLLSSGVLLGDTHTLIERLNDGTPDGRLRQRAAQLIYVLSRLDPRLGLRSTEATLADLLVEDLGAGSAALRARLPEVLRGLVEGGQVMQTGDEYRLQTREGAEWEGAFRSAYNRLRGDEVRQVQERGALLRKAVESALRGTLSVNQGASKTTRKAELFYAAPPAGTAHLPVWIRDGWSDTAASVQADALAAGNASPTVFVFLPEPEREALRTALAGWLAAKDVLASRPNPTAPEAREAQGAMQTRMGTAQADAERLIALSVDRARVFQGGGQEVEGGLRSGVQAALAASAVRLYPQFAAGDHARWDTALRQAKQGNQAALESVGHAAEPASHPVLRAILSEIGAGKKGSDLRKTFMAPPYGWPQDAVDTALVLLTLTGHLRALHNGSPVEAKQLDAQKLTASEFRPESVTLTKVQLIGVRGLYQDAGLSPQTGQEAAQAAAYLSRLAEKVGASGGEPPLPEPLSRAPLHALEHLGGNELLLGLYEAREALRALRSEADARADLIARRRDHWQKLGRLLRHNRDPQLAAQAEAIREGRMLLAEPDPVVPLASEVMNGLRADLGAVLDGYGATYAREAAALEGMAEWQALPEAEQARWRGRVGLEAPPQERPSGITEIVDALDRRGLGEWQALTEALPTRFGRLREEFLKSLEPQARTVRPRQATLKTAADVETYLGRLREELLGAVQAGDVVVIV from the coding sequence GTGCTGAATGCTGACGTCTTCGCCCGCGATCCCCTCAAGTTCAACATTCCCAACAGCGGCGTCACCCGCCTGGATACCCCCGCCAGCGACGCCGAATGGGCCACCTTGCACTGGGAGCTGCAGAGCTTCGTGTGCGAGGGGCAGTACGCCCGTGGCCTGAGCCGGCTGCTGACGGCTTACCTCGCCCGCGTGGACGAGTCCGATCAGCCGTCATGGTGGGTCAGCGGCTTTTACGGCTCGGGCAAGTCGCATTTCGTGCGGGTGCTTGAGCACCTGTGGGCCGACACCCGGTTGCCCGACGGCAGTACAGCCCGTTCGCTGGTGCATCTGCCCCAGGAGGTGGCCGACGCCCTGCGGGAGCTGGACACCGCAGGGCGCCGTGAGGGTGGCCTGTGGTCCGCCTCGGGCACGCTGGGGGCCGGAGCGGACGGGGCCGTGCGGCTCGCCTTCGCGACCATCCTGTTCCGGGCCGCGGGACTGCCCCCGGCCTTCCAGCAGGCCCGACTGGTGATGTGGCTGCGGGAAAAGGGCGTGCTGGGGGGCGTGCGGGAAGCGGTGGAAGCTGCTGGGGAGAGCTGGCGCTTTGCCCTGGACAACCTGTACATGTCCGTGCCGCTCTCGGCCGCCATCCACGCACACCTGCCCGGCTTCGCGAGCGACGCCGAGGTGCGGGCGCTGCTGCGCGAGCAGTTTCCCAGGCCGACGGACCTCAGCGACGAGGAACTGCTGCGGGTGACCGAAGACGTGCTGGCGCTGGTCAGCCGCAAGCCGGGGAAGCTGCCCTGCACGCTGGTCGTGCTCGACGAGGTGCAGCAGTTTATTGGGGACAGCGTCAGCCGGGCGATGGAGGTCCAGCAGCTCACCGAGACGGTCAGCAAGCGGTTCGGCGGCAAGCTGCTGCTGGTGGGCACCGGGCAGTCGGCGATGGGCGCGACCCCGCAGCTCGAGCGCATCAAGGCCCGCTTTCCGCAGCCCATCGAACTGAGCAGCGCGGACGTGGACCACGTGGTGCGGCAGGTGATCCTCCGCAAGGACTCGCGGTACCTCCCGGAGGTGGAGCGGGTGCTGGAGCGGAGCAGCGGTGAACTCAACCGCCACCTCCTGGGCAGCCGCCTGGCCCCCCGCGAGGAGGACCGGGCGGTGTTGGCCGCCGACTACCCGGTCTTGCCCACCCGCCGCCGCCTGTGGGACGAGTTCCTGCGGGCCAGCGACCGGGCAGGCAGCAGCGGGCAGCTGCGCAGCCAGCTCCGCATCGCGCACGAGGCCAGCCGGGAGGTCGCGCCCCTCCCGCTGGGGCACGTGGTGGGCGCGGACTTCGTGTATCCGGCGCTGGCTCCCAGCCTGCTGAGTTCGGGAGTGCTGCTGGGCGACACCCACACCCTGATCGAGCGCCTGAACGACGGCACGCCCGACGGAAGGCTGCGCCAGCGGGCCGCGCAGCTCATCTACGTGCTCTCGCGCTTAGACCCGCGCCTGGGCCTCCGGTCCACCGAGGCGACCCTGGCCGACCTGCTCGTCGAGGACCTGGGAGCCGGAAGTGCGGCGCTGCGCGCCCGGCTTCCGGAGGTGCTGCGCGGGCTGGTGGAGGGCGGGCAGGTCATGCAGACCGGGGACGAGTACCGCCTCCAGACGCGCGAGGGCGCCGAGTGGGAAGGGGCGTTCCGCAGCGCGTACAACCGCCTGCGGGGAGACGAGGTCCGGCAGGTGCAGGAGCGGGGCGCCCTGCTGCGCAAGGCCGTGGAGAGCGCCCTGAGGGGCACCCTGAGCGTGAACCAGGGAGCCAGCAAGACCACCCGCAAAGCCGAGCTGTTCTACGCCGCGCCCCCGGCGGGGACAGCCCACCTGCCCGTGTGGATCCGCGATGGGTGGAGCGACACCGCCGCGAGCGTGCAGGCAGACGCCCTCGCCGCCGGCAATGCGTCGCCCACCGTCTTTGTGTTCCTGCCGGAACCGGAGCGTGAGGCACTGAGAACGGCCCTGGCAGGGTGGCTGGCGGCCAAGGACGTGCTGGCCTCGCGGCCCAACCCCACGGCGCCGGAAGCCCGGGAGGCGCAGGGCGCGATGCAGACCCGCATGGGCACCGCGCAGGCCGACGCCGAACGCCTGATCGCGCTGAGCGTGGACCGGGCCCGCGTGTTTCAGGGCGGAGGGCAGGAGGTGGAAGGCGGCCTGAGAAGCGGCGTGCAGGCGGCGCTGGCGGCGTCGGCCGTGCGCCTCTACCCCCAGTTTGCCGCCGGAGATCATGCCCGCTGGGACACGGCGCTGCGGCAGGCCAAGCAGGGCAATCAGGCGGCGCTGGAAAGCGTGGGACACGCGGCGGAACCGGCCAGTCACCCGGTGCTGCGGGCGATCTTGTCGGAGATCGGGGCGGGCAAGAAGGGCAGCGACCTGCGCAAGACCTTCATGGCTCCCCCCTATGGCTGGCCGCAGGACGCGGTGGACACGGCGCTGGTGCTGCTCACGCTGACGGGGCACCTCCGGGCGCTGCACAACGGCTCGCCGGTGGAGGCCAAACAGCTCGACGCCCAGAAGCTCACGGCGTCCGAGTTCCGCCCGGAGAGCGTGACGCTGACCAAGGTGCAGCTTATCGGGGTGCGGGGGCTGTACCAGGACGCGGGCCTCAGCCCCCAGACCGGGCAGGAAGCGGCGCAGGCGGCAGCGTACCTCTCGCGGCTGGCGGAGAAGGTGGGCGCGTCGGGCGGCGAGCCTCCCCTCCCCGAGCCGCTGAGCCGCGCCCCGCTGCACGCCTTGGAGCACCTGGGCGGCAACGAGCTGCTGCTGGGGCTGTACGAGGCGCGCGAGGCCCTCAGGGCGCTGCGCTCGGAGGCCGACGCCCGCGCCGACCTGATTGCCCGCCGGCGTGACCACTGGCAGAAGCTGGGCCGACTGCTGCGGCACAACCGCGACCCGCAGCTGGCGGCGCAGGCCGAAGCCATTCGGGAAGGGCGAATGCTGCTGGCCGAACCCGACCCGGTGGTGCCGCTGGCGAGCGAGGTCATGAACGGCCTGCGGGCCGACCTGGGTGCCGTGCTGGATGGGTACGGGGCAACGTACGCGCGGGAGGCCGCGGCGCTGGAGGGCATGGCCGAATGGCAGGCTCTGCCGGAGGCCGAGCAGGCGAGGTGGCGTGGTCGGGTTGGCCTGGAGGCCCCGCCCCAGGAGCGGCCCTCGGGCATCACTGAGATCGTGGACGCGCTGGACCGGCGCGGCCTGGGGGAATGGCAGGCCCTCACCGAGGCGCTGCCAACCCGGTTCGGGCGACTGCGCGAAGAGTTCCTGAAAAGCCTGGAGCCGCAGGCCCGCACCGTGCGCCCCCGGCAGGCCACCCTCAAGACCGCCGCGGACGTGGAGACGTACCTCGGGAGGCTGCGGGAAGAACTGCTGGGGGCCGTTCAGGCCGGCGACGTTGTGGTGATTGTGTGA
- a CDS encoding UvrD-helicase domain-containing protein, with product MPTVEQFVTPTFESEQAALPPRVHKRVQKAIRTLKEDPTNARRELDTKKLEEIDAWRLKIDDYRVLYKVDPHGQTFFSVLPRKDVYRKLGIPDEDTLKLVPDVQVTPAVRPGESAPLPHPLTAELLTSWRIPAQAQVILTACCTEDDLLEAPVEYRVFSRVVDLLYSRKWQERLAQPQYVLGRPTDLEDLAEGKLTTRLLRLDEHQRRLSALHLEDARAPIVVKGGPGSGKSTVALYRAKLLAERYPDARIAYTTYTKALTKASREQLEVLLPEDHTQVGVETVDSLAFRALSQVEALGTLLGPDDALTAALFDEVLDPRPPQLRKYSTRYLLSEIFDVIEVNGLSSEAEYLASPRLGRRSPMSAANRKLIWALYGRFRERVAGAKALTWATLRQRTLHALEDGRLQPTLDYLIVDEAQDLSPITLRMLARMVRTPGGLYITADANQTLYESSFSWDALRGGWPQAETHALKRNYRNTAQIVRALGDVREALSLEDSEAALEEGLSSGPRPRVIHAPADTQLDALIEYLREAARESREPQRNAAILVAGHQKQAYEEGVALARQLKARKLKANYMSSSDLRLDADCIKVLSLYTSKGLEFPIVALWNVTDGVLPRDVSELPSEEQTEEQLKDRRLFYVGCSRAMRHLAVFTRPGEESELLYDLQDENWDTAQA from the coding sequence ATGCCCACCGTTGAACAGTTCGTCACGCCCACCTTCGAGAGTGAGCAGGCGGCCCTGCCGCCGCGTGTGCACAAACGGGTCCAGAAGGCCATCCGGACCCTCAAGGAAGACCCGACCAACGCCCGGCGCGAGCTGGACACGAAGAAACTTGAGGAGATCGACGCGTGGCGGCTGAAGATCGACGACTACCGGGTGCTGTACAAGGTCGACCCACACGGGCAGACCTTTTTCAGCGTCCTGCCGCGCAAGGACGTGTACCGCAAGCTGGGCATTCCGGACGAGGACACCCTGAAGCTCGTCCCGGACGTGCAGGTCACGCCGGCCGTGCGTCCGGGCGAGTCTGCGCCGCTGCCTCACCCGTTGACCGCCGAACTGCTTACCTCCTGGCGCATTCCGGCCCAAGCCCAGGTCATCCTGACGGCCTGCTGCACCGAGGACGACCTGCTGGAGGCTCCGGTGGAGTACCGGGTGTTCAGCCGCGTCGTGGACCTGCTGTACTCGCGCAAGTGGCAAGAACGCCTCGCCCAACCGCAGTACGTGCTGGGCCGCCCCACCGACCTGGAAGACCTCGCGGAAGGCAAACTCACCACCCGGCTGCTGCGCCTTGACGAGCACCAGCGCCGCCTGAGCGCCCTGCACCTGGAAGATGCCCGCGCCCCCATCGTGGTCAAGGGCGGGCCGGGCAGCGGCAAGAGCACGGTGGCCCTGTACCGCGCCAAGCTGCTCGCGGAGCGGTATCCGGACGCCCGCATCGCGTACACCACCTACACGAAGGCGCTGACGAAGGCCAGCCGCGAGCAACTCGAGGTGCTGCTGCCCGAGGACCACACGCAGGTTGGAGTGGAGACGGTGGACAGCCTCGCCTTCCGGGCGCTGAGCCAGGTCGAAGCGCTGGGCACCCTGCTGGGACCGGATGACGCCTTGACCGCGGCCCTCTTTGATGAGGTGCTGGACCCCAGGCCGCCGCAACTGCGCAAGTACAGCACCCGCTATCTTCTCAGCGAGATTTTCGACGTGATCGAGGTCAACGGCCTGTCCAGTGAGGCGGAGTACCTCGCCTCGCCCCGCCTGGGCCGCAGGTCGCCCATGTCCGCCGCCAACCGCAAGTTGATCTGGGCGCTGTACGGGCGCTTCCGGGAACGGGTGGCAGGGGCCAAGGCCCTGACCTGGGCCACCCTGCGCCAGCGCACCCTGCACGCGCTGGAGGACGGACGCCTTCAGCCCACGCTGGATTACCTGATCGTGGATGAGGCGCAGGACCTCAGCCCCATCACGCTGCGGATGCTCGCCCGGATGGTCAGGACCCCCGGTGGGCTGTACATCACCGCCGACGCCAACCAGACGCTGTACGAGAGCAGCTTTTCCTGGGACGCGCTGCGTGGGGGCTGGCCGCAGGCGGAAACCCACGCCCTGAAGCGCAACTACCGCAACACCGCGCAGATTGTCCGGGCGCTGGGCGACGTGCGCGAGGCCCTGAGCCTGGAAGACAGCGAGGCGGCCCTGGAGGAGGGCCTGAGCAGCGGCCCGCGCCCCCGCGTGATCCACGCCCCCGCCGACACGCAGCTTGACGCCCTGATCGAGTACCTGCGTGAAGCGGCCCGCGAGAGCCGGGAGCCGCAGCGCAACGCCGCCATTCTGGTGGCTGGACACCAGAAACAGGCCTATGAAGAAGGCGTGGCCCTGGCCCGCCAACTCAAGGCCCGCAAGTTGAAGGCCAATTACATGAGCAGCAGTGACCTGCGGCTGGACGCCGACTGCATCAAGGTCCTGAGCCTGTACACCAGCAAGGGGCTGGAGTTCCCCATCGTCGCCCTGTGGAACGTCACCGACGGCGTGCTGCCCCGCGACGTCTCGGAACTGCCCAGCGAGGAGCAGACCGAGGAACAGCTCAAGGACCGCCGCCTGTTCTACGTGGGCTGCTCCCGCGCCATGCGGCACCTCGCGGTGTTCACCCGGCCCGGCGAGGAAAGCGAACTGCTGTACGACCTGCAAGACGAGAACTGGGACACCGCCCAGGCCTGA
- a CDS encoding N-6 DNA methylase, protein MPALETPLRKTLEKQVIAARDTAETAAEAALSRLLVDNSGGGNLAHLTEDERKLRKALLAKQKQLGSREALVRECAYEQWHAMLFARFLEASDLLMHPEAGASVNMDDLAELAQEEGDADAYATAARYAAHMLPGIFRPHDPLLRVRFAPEHRHRLEALIEGIPKPAFTADDALGWVYQFWQTARKQQVNASGRKIGGADISPVTQLFTEHYMVQFMLHNTVGAWWTARHPEEALPTDKSYLRVNEDGSPAAGTFPGWPATVRELKVLDPCCGSGHFLVAAFALLKRLRMLEEGLSEREAADAVLRDNLYGLELDPRCTQLAAFNLTLEAWKSGGYRKLPPLNIACSGLSIGASVEDWLPFAPDDTARNVFRVLHDEFRDAPDLGSLINPAAGIRQRLGIFGDQALDGLPDLIGTLLEREQAQDPAAAIYGENVQGITKASELLMESYDLVVTNVPFLGQLKQTEFLRDYISNFYSSARTDLSLAMMLRATSMVKPHGSVATVIPNDWFFQTKDREFRKELLKHYDLNLIAVLGGNSFETSIRKNVVICIGNTGISEKAFLIDVEDFAQQDKASALLIEPLSEIDLKKVKNSGDVISSVQTEIKTLIGDYADSLRGLSTGASNEFERYFWELKTVGGGWEPLQETCEGDYEYSGRSTIILWEGERGKLAQLAYSLKHLNHAVQSWRRGKPFWGSPGIAINRMANLYATLYTGDKFSGDVGIVRPKHPSHLIPLWCFLSSDSFKVAMRTINNKLDVEPRYIEKVPFDLPYWQQVAAEKYPDGLPEPYSNDPTQWLFRGTVTDTTEPLQVAMARLLGYAWPEQVEDGITPDTDGIVPLPALSGEKAAHERLLDVLAGVYGPDWTPEKLRELLSGVGADSLETWLRDKFFEQHAKLFHHRPFLWHIWDGRKDGFSAIVNYHTLDRARLEKLTYTYLGAWIDRQRGSDDRGAELRLAAALELQQKLEAILLGEPPYDIYVRWKDLGEQPRGWNPDLGDGVRLNIRPFVEAGILRARVNVKWGKDRGSDPGKVDFQKVHGRDPQTDLEKHQSNERHNDLHFTLREKEEAARTQGGVTA, encoded by the coding sequence ATGCCCGCCCTGGAAACCCCCCTCCGCAAGACGCTGGAAAAACAGGTCATCGCCGCCCGCGACACCGCCGAAACCGCCGCTGAAGCCGCCCTCTCCCGCTTGCTGGTGGACAACAGCGGGGGCGGAAACCTGGCCCACCTCACCGAAGACGAACGCAAGCTGCGCAAGGCCCTGCTCGCCAAGCAGAAGCAACTCGGCAGCCGCGAGGCGCTGGTGCGCGAGTGCGCCTACGAGCAGTGGCACGCGATGCTGTTTGCCCGCTTTCTGGAAGCCTCTGACCTGCTCATGCACCCGGAGGCCGGGGCGAGCGTGAACATGGACGACCTCGCGGAACTGGCCCAGGAGGAAGGCGATGCCGACGCTTACGCCACCGCTGCCCGCTACGCCGCGCACATGCTGCCGGGCATCTTCCGCCCGCACGACCCCCTGCTGCGGGTGCGGTTTGCCCCGGAACACCGCCACCGCCTGGAAGCCCTGATTGAGGGCATCCCGAAACCCGCGTTCACCGCCGACGATGCTCTCGGCTGGGTCTACCAGTTCTGGCAGACCGCCCGCAAACAGCAGGTCAACGCCTCCGGGCGCAAGATCGGCGGGGCGGACATCTCCCCGGTCACGCAGCTCTTTACCGAGCACTACATGGTGCAGTTCATGCTGCACAACACGGTTGGCGCGTGGTGGACGGCACGGCACCCGGAAGAAGCGCTGCCCACCGACAAGAGTTACCTGCGGGTCAACGAGGATGGCAGTCCCGCCGCCGGAACCTTCCCCGGCTGGCCCGCCACCGTCCGAGAACTGAAGGTGCTCGACCCCTGCTGCGGCTCCGGGCATTTCCTGGTGGCCGCGTTCGCGCTGCTCAAGCGGCTCAGGATGCTGGAGGAGGGTCTGAGCGAGCGGGAAGCCGCCGACGCCGTGCTGCGCGACAACCTGTACGGCCTGGAACTGGACCCACGCTGCACGCAGCTTGCCGCTTTCAACCTCACGCTGGAGGCGTGGAAATCGGGCGGTTACCGCAAGCTCCCGCCTTTGAATATCGCCTGCTCGGGCCTGAGCATCGGCGCCAGCGTGGAGGACTGGTTGCCCTTCGCGCCGGACGACACCGCCCGCAACGTCTTCCGGGTGCTGCACGACGAGTTCCGGGACGCGCCCGACCTGGGCAGCCTCATCAACCCGGCGGCAGGTATCCGGCAGCGCCTCGGCATCTTCGGGGATCAGGCGCTGGACGGTCTGCCCGACCTGATCGGCACACTGCTGGAGCGTGAGCAGGCCCAAGACCCCGCTGCCGCCATCTACGGCGAGAACGTGCAGGGCATTACCAAAGCATCAGAATTGCTGATGGAAAGTTATGACCTTGTCGTAACAAATGTGCCTTTTCTGGGCCAATTGAAACAGACAGAGTTCTTAAGAGACTATATTTCCAACTTTTATTCATCTGCCAGAACAGATCTTTCTCTGGCTATGATGCTTCGTGCGACAAGTATGGTAAAGCCTCACGGATCTGTAGCTACTGTAATACCAAATGACTGGTTTTTTCAAACTAAGGACAGGGAATTTAGAAAAGAGCTTCTTAAACACTACGACTTGAATTTAATCGCCGTTTTGGGGGGTAACTCATTTGAAACTTCTATTAGGAAAAATGTTGTGATATGTATTGGCAATACAGGAATCTCAGAAAAGGCGTTCCTAATTGATGTTGAGGATTTCGCCCAACAAGACAAAGCGTCAGCTCTGTTAATTGAACCCCTATCTGAAATTGATCTTAAAAAGGTCAAAAACAGTGGGGATGTAATTAGTAGTGTTCAGACAGAGATCAAAACCCTGATAGGAGACTATGCAGACTCTCTTCGGGGCCTATCAACTGGAGCATCAAATGAATTTGAGAGGTATTTTTGGGAGCTTAAAACCGTAGGAGGTGGTTGGGAGCCTCTGCAAGAGACTTGCGAGGGCGATTATGAATATTCAGGACGTAGTACGATAATCCTGTGGGAGGGCGAGAGGGGCAAGCTGGCTCAGTTGGCTTACAGCCTAAAGCACCTGAACCATGCAGTGCAGAGTTGGCGACGTGGCAAGCCATTTTGGGGCAGTCCCGGCATTGCCATTAATAGAATGGCAAACCTCTACGCCACTCTCTACACGGGTGATAAATTTTCAGGCGATGTTGGTATAGTGAGGCCAAAACATCCGAGTCACTTAATTCCATTATGGTGCTTCCTGTCCTCCGACAGCTTCAAAGTTGCAATGCGAACAATTAATAACAAGCTAGATGTGGAGCCTCGCTACATAGAAAAAGTCCCCTTTGACCTCCCTTATTGGCAGCAAGTAGCCGCAGAGAAGTACCCGGACGGCCTGCCGGAGCCGTACAGCAACGACCCCACGCAGTGGCTCTTCCGAGGCACGGTGACGGACACGACCGAGCCTTTGCAGGTAGCGATGGCGCGGCTCCTGGGCTACGCCTGGCCGGAACAGGTGGAAGACGGCATCACACCCGACACCGACGGCATCGTGCCCCTGCCCGCGCTCTCGGGCGAGAAGGCGGCGCACGAGCGGCTGCTGGACGTGCTGGCGGGCGTGTACGGGCCGGACTGGACACCGGAGAAGCTGCGCGAGTTGCTGTCGGGCGTGGGCGCGGACTCGCTGGAAACGTGGCTGCGCGACAAGTTCTTCGAGCAGCACGCCAAACTCTTTCACCACCGCCCGTTTCTGTGGCACATCTGGGACGGGCGCAAGGACGGCTTCTCGGCCATCGTCAACTACCACACGCTGGACCGGGCGCGGCTGGAAAAGCTGACCTACACGTACCTGGGCGCGTGGATTGACCGCCAGCGGGGCAGCGACGACAGGGGCGCCGAGCTGCGGCTGGCGGCGGCGCTGGAGCTTCAGCAGAAGCTGGAAGCGATTTTGCTGGGCGAACCGCCCTACGACATCTACGTGCGCTGGAAGGACCTGGGCGAGCAACCGCGCGGCTGGAACCCTGACCTGGGCGACGGCGTGCGCCTGAACATCCGCCCCTTTGTGGAAGCGGGGATTCTCCGGGCACGGGTCAACGTGAAGTGGGGCAAGGACCGGGGCAGCGATCCCGGCAAGGTGGACTTCCAGAAGGTGCATGGCCGCGACCCCCAGACCGACCTGGAAAAGCACCAGAGCAACGAGCGCCACAATGACCTGCACTTCACGCTGCGGGAGAAGGAAGAGGCGGCGCGAACTCAAGGCGGTGTGACGGCGTGA
- a CDS encoding HNH endonuclease, with protein MERRWYALLVETESYAPGPQYLNWTAELRPELDERHISYALAPEKGSRLAAQTYVDQHPHLVQLYLGSNRHHLIREQGGRCWYCGRTLNTTRSGLEDSAELEHQTPRARDLPESYASSNLVVSCRSCNNPAGDGKGDRTLEEYRAYLLQRRYPGKSHLFFYGEWLRFLRLVGSGQLSREALGRIAFNSFLHPARALAFARVLLLSSLDQESGQ; from the coding sequence ATGGAGCGCAGATGGTACGCCCTGCTCGTCGAGACGGAGAGCTACGCGCCCGGTCCCCAGTATCTGAACTGGACGGCGGAGTTACGCCCAGAACTCGATGAGCGGCATATCTCCTATGCGCTGGCTCCGGAGAAAGGGTCGCGCCTGGCCGCGCAAACCTACGTCGATCAGCATCCGCACCTTGTGCAGCTCTACCTCGGCTCGAATCGTCATCACCTCATCCGAGAGCAGGGTGGGAGGTGCTGGTATTGCGGGCGCACCCTGAACACGACCCGCAGCGGCCTGGAGGACAGTGCCGAACTGGAGCACCAGACGCCCCGCGCCCGCGACCTGCCCGAGAGCTACGCCTCCAGCAACTTGGTGGTGAGTTGCCGCAGTTGCAACAACCCTGCCGGGGACGGCAAGGGGGACCGCACCCTGGAGGAATACCGCGCCTACTTGCTGCAGCGCCGCTACCCAGGAAAGTCTCACCTCTTCTTTTACGGGGAATGGCTGCGATTCCTACGCCTGGTCGGCTCCGGGCAACTGAGCCGAGAGGCGCTGGGCAGAATCGCGTTCAATTCCTTCCTGCATCCAGCGCGGGCCCTGGCGTTTGCACGTGTCCTGTTGCTGTCGTCCCTGGACCAGGAAAGTGGTCAGTGA
- a CDS encoding DarT ssDNA thymidine ADP-ribosyltransferase family protein encodes MSVRYAFSSGSERLFGTAYELENDVQKDQVLQALREALSADVTAVKSYASARAFDPTHVAEWLRGNGVLAPQVAACQARLPAAYQRSAAEGPRTPHPRQPPRSTLQAEEAVSVKASHSMPSGIPSPGTVGWGTAPAYSAKGKLLQAPATCVRIWLGSELLCGAPLEFRTPAERDGLVAVLKAATYLPVRVEVCADSGVAQMYQKQLLVDWIGGRGSINTAWVRQKLQIPYTASEVEAQRQAKEAKERQRAQAQLEAGIRERQRQLAEAQRHEQRTAALAEQIRAESEQRAAQLAPAQESHRATSAEQLVQPTDQVEAVGQREAAIRRIVEERGIKHLMHFTRVENLPGIRERGLWSRATLGNDGCVWNDDWRRDKRPHAICLSVSYPNYKMFYDYRLRKGGGWAVLLLDPCLLWERDCGFVEVNAASSDVWTRPEDELKTVAAFERMFGSTAVLRT; translated from the coding sequence GTGAGCGTGAGATACGCGTTTAGCAGCGGCAGCGAGCGGCTCTTCGGCACGGCCTATGAGTTGGAGAATGACGTTCAGAAAGACCAGGTGTTGCAAGCCCTGCGGGAAGCTCTGAGTGCCGACGTGACGGCGGTCAAAAGCTACGCCTCAGCCCGGGCCTTCGATCCGACCCATGTGGCGGAGTGGCTACGAGGAAACGGCGTGTTGGCACCACAGGTTGCAGCCTGTCAGGCCAGGCTGCCTGCCGCCTACCAGCGATCAGCCGCAGAAGGGCCACGGACACCTCACCCTCGACAGCCACCGAGGTCAACCCTGCAGGCGGAAGAGGCGGTGTCTGTTAAAGCGAGCCATTCGATGCCGTCCGGTATCCCCTCACCGGGGACGGTGGGCTGGGGTACCGCCCCTGCTTACTCCGCAAAGGGCAAATTGCTGCAGGCCCCGGCAACATGTGTCCGGATCTGGCTGGGTTCGGAACTGCTGTGTGGTGCTCCTCTGGAGTTCCGGACGCCCGCCGAGCGTGATGGCCTTGTTGCTGTCCTCAAAGCAGCCACCTACTTGCCCGTTCGCGTCGAAGTCTGCGCGGATTCCGGAGTGGCCCAGATGTATCAGAAGCAGCTGCTGGTGGACTGGATAGGTGGCCGGGGGAGCATCAATACAGCCTGGGTCAGGCAGAAGCTACAGATTCCGTACACAGCTTCAGAAGTAGAGGCCCAGCGTCAGGCCAAGGAAGCAAAGGAGCGTCAGCGTGCTCAGGCGCAACTTGAAGCGGGGATCCGAGAGCGTCAGCGGCAGCTGGCAGAAGCGCAACGTCACGAACAACGGACCGCCGCCCTGGCAGAACAAATCCGCGCCGAGTCGGAGCAGAGGGCCGCTCAGCTCGCCCCGGCACAAGAGAGTCACCGCGCGACCAGCGCAGAACAACTGGTCCAGCCCACTGACCAGGTCGAAGCGGTGGGACAGCGTGAGGCTGCGATTCGCCGCATCGTGGAGGAACGGGGCATCAAGCACCTCATGCACTTCACGCGCGTCGAGAATCTGCCTGGAATTCGGGAGCGTGGCCTCTGGAGCCGCGCGACCCTGGGGAATGATGGTTGCGTCTGGAACGATGACTGGCGCAGAGATAAGCGGCCGCACGCCATCTGCCTGTCCGTGAGCTATCCCAACTACAAGATGTTTTATGACTACCGCCTGCGCAAGGGCGGCGGTTGGGCCGTCCTCTTGCTCGACCCCTGTCTGCTTTGGGAGCGAGATTGTGGCTTTGTGGAGGTCAACGCTGCGTCGAGCGATGTCTGGACCCGGCCGGAGGACGAATTGAAAACAGTCGCGGCCTTCGAGCGTATGTTTGGAAGTACCGCGGTTTTGCGTACCTGA